CCCGCGCTGCTGCAGAACCGGGCCTTCAGCAAGGTGGCGGTGCTGGTGGACGAAAACACCCTGGCGCACTGCTACCCGCTCCTGAAGCCACACCTGCCCGCCCACGACCTCATCCAGATTAAGAGCGGAGAGGAGCACAAGACGCTGCAAACCTGCGATTATATATGGCAACGCATGACCGAGCTGCACCTGGACCGCTGGTCGGTGCTGGTGAACCTGGGCGGCGGCGTGATCGGGGATATGGGCGGCTTCTGCGCGGCCGTTTTCAAGCGCGGAATCTATTTTGTGCAGGTGCCCACCACGCTGCTCGCGCAGGTAGATGCCAGCGTGGGCGGCAAAACGGGTATTGATTTCCACGGGCTCAAAAACCACCTCGGTGTGTACCAGGAGCCGCAGGCGGTATTTATCAACCCCGGTTTCCTGAAAACCCTGCCGCAGCGCGAGCTGAAGTCTGGCTATGCCGAACTGATCAAGCACTGGCTCATTGCCGATGCCGCCAAGTTTGAGGAGCAGCGGAACGTGGGCCTGATGACGGACGACTGGGAGGAACTGATTCGTCATTCCGTGGCTATCAAAGCCAAAGTAGTGGAGGCCGACCCGCTGGAGGGGGGCTACCGCAAGGTGCTGAACTTTGGCCACACGGTGGGCCACGCCGTGGAAACCTATATGATGCGCCAGCCGGGCCGCGAGCTGCTACACGGCGAGGCCATTGCCGTCGGCATGATTTGCGAGGCGTTCCTTTCAGTGAAAAAGGAGGTGCTGGCCAAAGATGACCTGGACAAAATAGAGGTGTTCCTGGAGACGGTGTACGAGAAGGTGGTGATCAAGAAAGACGACATCGACCCGATTGCGGAACTGGCGCTGCAGGACAAGAAAAACACCCATTCGGCCATCAACTGCACGCTGCTGGCTGGCATCGGGCACGCCATCTACAACCAGCCCATCACACTCCACGACATCCGGGAGTCCTTACGCTACTATCAATCACTATGATATCATCAAAAAAACTACGCTCCGTTACACTCACGCACCCAACCGGTAAAATAAAAGGAGATATAAAACTGCCCGCCTCCAAAAGCGAGGCGAACCGCGCCCTGATCATCGCGGCCCTGTCGGGGCAGGAGTCGGAGCTGCACAACCTGTCGGAGGCCAACGACACCCAACTGCTGCAGCGCCTGCTGCAAAGCGACGCCGAAACCATCGACGCGGAGGATGCCGGCACCGTGATGCGCTTTCTGACGGCCTACTATGCCGTGACGGGGCAGCGCAAAATACTCACCGGAACGGAGCGCATGTGCCAGCGGCCCATCAAGGTGCTGGTGGAGGCCCTGCGCGAGTTAGGCGCTGATATTGAGTACCTGGGCGAGGAGGGGTATCCGCCCATGAAAATGAACGGCTTCCGTGGCAATGGCAACCGCCGGTTGAAAGTGCGCAGCGACATCAGCAGCCAGTATATATCGGCGCTGCTGATGGTGGGTCCGCTGCTGCCCGATGGACTCGAGCTGGAACTGGAGGGCAAAATCGGCTCCCGCCCCTATATAGAAATGACGCTCTCGCTGATGGAGCATTTTGGGGTGTCCGCCACATTCGAAGGCAATACGATAATAGTGTCCCACCAGCCCTACAAGGCAGCCTCGTTCAGCGTGGAGTCAGACTGGTCGGCGGCCAGTTACTGGTACAGCCTGGTGGCGCTGGCGCAGGAAGCCGACATTACGCTGCTGGGCCTGAAGGAGAAATCCTTCCAGGGCGACCGCGCCATTGTAGACATCATGTACCGGCTGGGCGTATATACCACCTTCACGGAAGAGGGCGTGAAACTGACGAAGAAGGAGCAGGAGCGCCACGTTTCCTTCGACTTTTCCGATTGTCCTGACCTGGTGCAGACAGTAGTGGCGCTTTGCGCGGGCATCGGTACGCGTGTGGACATGACGGGGCTGGAGAGCCTCCGCATCAAAGAGACAGACCGTATTCAGGCGCTGCAACTGGAGGTGCTGGGCATGAACTCCTCGCTGGAGGAAATCACGCCCGGCGTGTTCCGGCTAACGCCTGGCATCCTGACAAAGGAGAAACTGTCGTTCCGCACCTATCAGGACCACCGCATGGCGATGGCCTTTGCCCCGCTGGCCCTGCTGGAGCCCGTGGAGATACAGGAGCCCAGCGTGGTGCGCAAATCATACCCCCGGTTTTGGGAGGATTTGGAGAAAGTGGGATTTGAGATTGCGGAGAATGCATGACAGCGCAGGGAGAAAGGCGCCTGTACGGTGATGCTGACCTGATAGCGCAGCAATTGGCAAGCATGCGACTGATGGAAAGCTCGGCGGGGGATTATGCCGCTGTCTATAAAGATCCGGTTACGGGCGCGTTCTGGCTCCGGTATTATGCCACAGCCGCCGCGCAGGGCGGCGGCTACCTCACCTTGATGCGGCTTCCTGCCCCAACCATCGCTGCACTGATCGATATAGCCATCACGACCCGCTTTAAGGATGAGGCGGTTGCGGCCATGCTCCGGCTGCTGGACGAGGAAGCGATCGAGAAAAAAGATTTCAGGGAATTGCTGGTAGAGAAACTGGAGCGGCACCAGCCTGAGAGTAAGCAACAGAAGCAACGGCTCATCCAGCTTATAAAGCTCACGGGCCTGGATGACCCCATGAACCGGCGGGAGGTCCTGCAGCGGAGCAGGCGGCAGGTGGAGCAGGACTCCGCATATTTCAAAGCCGTAGCTGGCAGAGCAACTCATTTGCTGAGGAAATTGCAGGCTTAATTTTCTGATGCGGCGCTCACTTCCCTGACAACCTGCTGCAGATACGCCGGCACATATAGCAGTCTGCTGCCGTACCAACTGAACATCTCGCCATCCACCACTTTCACCAGCGCCTGCGGGCACAGCGCCTGGAACTCCGCAATATGTTTCTCTTTAAAAGGATATGGCTCCGATGAAAGCAGGATAAGCTGTGGCGCGGCCTTCTGTAGCTGTTCGGGAGTGATTTGGGGGTAACGGGGCAGGTCAGAAAAGACGTTCCGGAAGCCGCAGCGCTGTAGGATATGGTCGATGATGTTGTGGCTGCCCACAGCCATATAGGGCTCGCGCCAGATAAAGTAGGCGGCACTGATGGGCGGCGGCACCGGCTGCAAACTCCTAAAGCCTGAGCGGATTTGCTGTATTAGATCTGTGGCTTTGGCTTCCGTGCCGGTTAGCCTGCCTACTTCCTGCATCATCTGCAGCGCATCCTCCAGCGTGTAAATGTCGCTCATCCACACCGGGTACTTTTGCTGCAGCGCCTCAATCCCCTCCCTGTAATTCTCTTCCTTGTTGCCGATAATCAAATCAGGCTGTAGCGCGTCTATTTCCTCGAACCGGAAGTTTTTGGTGCCGCCGATTATGGTCTTCTGCTTTACCAGTGGCTGCGGGCGGATACAGAATTTCGTGAGCCCCGCCACCCGGTCCGCCAGGCCCAGGTAAAACAACAGCTCCGTTTGCGACGGCACCAGCGACACGATGCGCTGCGGCAGCGCAGGAAGCGTGATCTGGTGGCCCATCTGGTCTGTGAAAAGCATATATAGTTCCGAATTACGAGTTCCGAGTTACGAATGATGGCTGCCTCTGAGACCTGTGAGAGTTTATATATAAGCGAATAATTACACTTCCTGGAAGTACAGCCGTTTGTATTCGTTCCGGCCCCAGAAAGGCACGAAGGCCTTGCATGTTTGGGCTACGGTCATGCCTACCGATTTTCTACGGATGTTGATAATAATGCCCAGGTGGATGACCAGCGACACCAGGATGAAAGCCGTCACGCGGGGATCATCCTGGGGCCTGCTCAGGTATATGGCCAGTACAACCCACGGCAGAATCAGAAGAACCCAGAACAGGTAGCGGTGCATATCCAGTGGCTTATATATAACAACGTGAACTCGGAAATTATTCTTTAAAATTTACACTTCCAGAGCCCTTAATATAAATATTGGTTGATGTATTCTTCTATTTCGGGAAATATAGCCCACAAATGCAGATATATGACATGATACTTACGATTGCTTAGTGATTAAAATACTACATAAGACCTTGTTAATCAATTATTTATATATTGTTTAATTCCCGAGTTCACGTTATAACAGAAGCGGCTAAAATCAAAGACCTCCGGAGTTTTGACTCCGGAGGTCTTATACGGTAAGAACAGATGCTTAGCTCAGGTAGCGGAAGTCCTGCTTGTCCTGGATATTGAGCACCGTTTCGTATATCATCTTGATCACGTTGTCCACGTCGTCTTTGTGTACGGTTTCCACGGTGGTGTGCATATACTTGAGCGGAAGCGAGATAAGCGCCGCCGCCACGCCCGCGTTGGAGTAGGCAAAGGCGTCGGTGTCGGTGCCGGTGGCACGTGAAACAGCCGAGCGCTGAAACGGAATGTCCTTTTCCTTGGCAGTGTTGATGATCAAGTCGCGCACGTTGTTCTGCACGGCAGGGCCATAGGCAATCACAGGCCCTTTGCCGCAGTGAATGTCGCCGCTCGTTTTCTTCTCGTACATCGGCGACTGCGTATCGTGGGTCACGTCGGTGATGATGGCCACATCCGGCTTGATGCGGTGCGCGATCATCTCGGCCCCCCGCAGGCCAATCTCTTCCTGCACGGCATTCACGATATATAAACCGAAAGGCAATTGCTTGTTGTTCTCCTTCAGCATGCGCGCCACCTCAGCTATCATAAAGCCCCCGATGCGGTTGTCGAGTGCGCGGCCCACGTAGTAGCGGTCGTTCATCACCGTGAACTCGTCCTCGAAGGTAGCCACACAGCCCACGTGTATGCCCATTTCCTCCACTTCCTCACGGTTTTTCGCGCCGCAGTCCAGAAACACCGTTTCGATGGTGGGGGCTTTGTCCTGCTCCACCTTGCGCACATGAATGGCGGGCCAGCCGAAAACAGCCTTTACGATACCCTTTGCGGTATATATGTTCACCCGCTTGGAGGGGGCAATGAGGGCGTCGGAGCCGCCGTTGCGCTTCAGGTAGATATAGCCTTCCGGGGTGATATAGTTCACAAACCAGGAAATCTCGTCGGCGTGCGCCTCAATCACTACTTTGTATTCCGCTTCGGGGTTGATAACGCCAACCACGGTGCCGTAAGTGTCGGTGAAATAGGAGTCGATGTAGGGCCTGATGTACTCCAGCCACAGTTTTTGCCCCTCTGCCTCAAAACCAGTCGGGGAGGAGTTGTTCAGGTATTTCTGTAAGAAATCAAAAGATTCTTGTCGCATGGTTGCTAATTAAAAATCAGAAATTAAAAATCATAAATGGTTAGAATCAGAATACAGGTATATACATACGGGTATTTCTAATTTCTAATTCACAATGAAACCTTAAAGCGGAATATTTCCGTGCTTCTTTCGTGGAAGAGTAACGGCTTTATTCTCCAGCATCTTAAACGCCCTGATCAGCTTGCTTCTTGTTTCGGACGGCAGTATCACCTCGTCGATAAATCCACGGTGGGCCGCACGGTAGGGGGTGGCGAACTTCTTTTTATATTCCTCCACTTTCTCGGCCAGTTTCGCCTCCGGGTCCTCGGCGGCGGCAATCTCGCGCTTGAAGATGATCTCGGCGGCTCCCTGTGCGCCCATGACGGCAATCTCGGCGGTGGGCCAGGCAAAGTTCATATCGGCGCCGATGTGCTTGGAGTTCATCACGTCGTAGGCGCCGCCGTAGGCTTTGCGGGTAATGACGGTGATGCGCGGAACCGTCGCCTCGCAGAAAGCAAATAACAGCTTGGCCCCGTTGGTGATGATGCCGCGCCACTCCTGGTCGGTGCCCGGCAGAAAACCCGGCACGTCCTCCAGCACCAGCAGCGGCACGTTAAAGCAGTCGCAGAAACGCACGAAGCGCGCGGCCTTGGTGCTGGCATTTATATCCAATACTCCTGCCAGCACGGCCGGCTGGTTGCCCACAATGCCGATGCTGCGCCCGCCCAGCCGTGCAAAGCCCACCACAATGTTGTCCCCAAAGTTTTTGTGTACCTCAAAGAAGGTGTCGGCGTCAATGATGCCCTCAATCACCTCGCGGATGTCGTAGGGTTGGTTCGGGTTCTCCGGGATGATGGTATCCAGTATCTCCCGTGTCTCGTCGCCGGAGGCCTCATAGGGCAGGGCGGGTGGGAGGTCTTCGCAGTTCTGGGGGATATAGCTCAGCAGCTTTTTGATGTGCGTGATGCACTCCACCTCGTTGGCGCAGGAGAAGTGCGTGACGCCGCTCTTGAAGCTGTGGGTGCTGGCGCCGCCCAGCTCCTCCGACGTCACCTCCTCGTGCGTCACTGTTTTCACCAC
This window of the Pontibacter russatus genome carries:
- a CDS encoding 3-phosphoshikimate 1-carboxyvinyltransferase; translation: MISSKKLRSVTLTHPTGKIKGDIKLPASKSEANRALIIAALSGQESELHNLSEANDTQLLQRLLQSDAETIDAEDAGTVMRFLTAYYAVTGQRKILTGTERMCQRPIKVLVEALRELGADIEYLGEEGYPPMKMNGFRGNGNRRLKVRSDISSQYISALLMVGPLLPDGLELELEGKIGSRPYIEMTLSLMEHFGVSATFEGNTIIVSHQPYKAASFSVESDWSAASYWYSLVALAQEADITLLGLKEKSFQGDRAIVDIMYRLGVYTTFTEEGVKLTKKEQERHVSFDFSDCPDLVQTVVALCAGIGTRVDMTGLESLRIKETDRIQALQLEVLGMNSSLEEITPGVFRLTPGILTKEKLSFRTYQDHRMAMAFAPLALLEPVEIQEPSVVRKSYPRFWEDLEKVGFEIAENA
- a CDS encoding acyl-CoA carboxylase subunit beta translates to MAGETRESQLQTLERKNAEALLGGGQDRIEAQHQKGKLTARERIHLLMDEGSFEEIGKFVMHRSKDFGLDKQYFLGDGVVTGYGTINGRLVYVFSQDFTVLGGSLSETHAEKIVKIMELAMKNGAPVIGLNDSGGARIQEGVVSLGGYADIFYRNTLASGVIPQISAIMGPCAGGAVYSPAITDFVMMVEDTSYMFVTGPNVVKTVTHEEVTSEELGGASTHSFKSGVTHFSCANEVECITHIKKLLSYIPQNCEDLPPALPYEASGDETREILDTIIPENPNQPYDIREVIEGIIDADTFFEVHKNFGDNIVVGFARLGGRSIGIVGNQPAVLAGVLDINASTKAARFVRFCDCFNVPLLVLEDVPGFLPGTDQEWRGIITNGAKLLFAFCEATVPRITVITRKAYGGAYDVMNSKHIGADMNFAWPTAEIAVMGAQGAAEIIFKREIAAAEDPEAKLAEKVEEYKKKFATPYRAAHRGFIDEVILPSETRSKLIRAFKMLENKAVTLPRKKHGNIPL
- the aroB gene encoding 3-dehydroquinate synthase — encoded protein: MTETIHIGNQALQELPALLQNRAFSKVAVLVDENTLAHCYPLLKPHLPAHDLIQIKSGEEHKTLQTCDYIWQRMTELHLDRWSVLVNLGGGVIGDMGGFCAAVFKRGIYFVQVPTTLLAQVDASVGGKTGIDFHGLKNHLGVYQEPQAVFINPGFLKTLPQRELKSGYAELIKHWLIADAAKFEEQRNVGLMTDDWEELIRHSVAIKAKVVEADPLEGGYRKVLNFGHTVGHAVETYMMRQPGRELLHGEAIAVGMICEAFLSVKKEVLAKDDLDKIEVFLETVYEKVVIKKDDIDPIAELALQDKKNTHSAINCTLLAGIGHAIYNQPITLHDIRESLRYYQSL
- a CDS encoding M42 family metallopeptidase; this encodes MRQESFDFLQKYLNNSSPTGFEAEGQKLWLEYIRPYIDSYFTDTYGTVVGVINPEAEYKVVIEAHADEISWFVNYITPEGYIYLKRNGGSDALIAPSKRVNIYTAKGIVKAVFGWPAIHVRKVEQDKAPTIETVFLDCGAKNREEVEEMGIHVGCVATFEDEFTVMNDRYYVGRALDNRIGGFMIAEVARMLKENNKQLPFGLYIVNAVQEEIGLRGAEMIAHRIKPDVAIITDVTHDTQSPMYEKKTSGDIHCGKGPVIAYGPAVQNNVRDLIINTAKEKDIPFQRSAVSRATGTDTDAFAYSNAGVAAALISLPLKYMHTTVETVHKDDVDNVIKMIYETVLNIQDKQDFRYLS
- a CDS encoding ABC transporter substrate-binding protein; the encoded protein is MLFTDQMGHQITLPALPQRIVSLVPSQTELLFYLGLADRVAGLTKFCIRPQPLVKQKTIIGGTKNFRFEEIDALQPDLIIGNKEENYREGIEALQQKYPVWMSDIYTLEDALQMMQEVGRLTGTEAKATDLIQQIRSGFRSLQPVPPPISAAYFIWREPYMAVGSHNIIDHILQRCGFRNVFSDLPRYPQITPEQLQKAAPQLILLSSEPYPFKEKHIAEFQALCPQALVKVVDGEMFSWYGSRLLYVPAYLQQVVREVSAASEN